The following are from one region of the Corylus avellana chromosome ca1, CavTom2PMs-1.0 genome:
- the LOC132169769 gene encoding flavonoid 6-O-methyltransferase 4-like — protein sequence MFQSVPKADAAFLMWILYDWGDKECVQILKKCREAISEGKGKVIIVEAVIEAEGKMDELSDARLALDMAMMAHTNAGKERTLKECKFLLEKAGFTRYTVKSIHAVQSVIEAFPYLSYVAFPEGTWMDLLS from the exons ATGTTTCAAAGTGTTCCAAAGGCCGATGCGGCTTTCCTAATG TGGATTCTGTATGATTGGGGTGACAAGGAGTGCGTCCAAATCCTTAAGAAATGCAGAGAAGCAATTTCAGAGGGGAAAGGCAAGGTAATAATTGTTGAGGCTGTGATTGAAGCAGAAGGAAAAATGGACGAGCTAAGTGATGCGAGGTTGGCGCTGGACATGGCGATGATGGCTCATACAAATGCTGGCAAAGAAAGGACATTGAAGGAGTGTAAATTTCTTCTTGAAAAGGCTGGATTTACAAGATATACAGTGAAATCCATTCATGCTGTGCAATCTGTTATTGAGGCCTTTCCTTATCTTAGTTATGTTGCATTTCCCGAAGGCACGTGGATGGATCTCTTGTCCTaa